A region of Haliotis asinina isolate JCU_RB_2024 chromosome 7, JCU_Hal_asi_v2, whole genome shotgun sequence DNA encodes the following proteins:
- the LOC137290564 gene encoding U2 small nuclear ribonucleoprotein A'-like, protein MVRLTAELIEQSAQYTNPVRDRELDMRGYRIPVIENLGATLDQFDTIDFSDNDIRKLDGFPLLRRLKSLLFNNNRIVRIGEKLEESLPNIETLILTNNGLQELGDLDNLGSLKTLLHLSLLRNPVTAKKLYRLYVIHKCPQLRVLDFQRIKLKERELAAKTFKGKKGQQLVSDIGKRSKTFVPGEKLPEKRPAAASVPTGPSREEIESIKRAIASAKTLEEVERLNQMLKTGQVPGKENVPAKKSRGDVEEEEEMDT, encoded by the exons ATGGTTCGTCTAACGGCAGAGTTAATAGAGCAGTCTGCCCAGTACACCAACCCGGTGAGAGATCGCGAGTTGGACATGAGAG GCTACAGAATACCTGTCATTGAAAATCTTGGTGCAACACTG GACCAGTTTGACACAATCGACTTCTCTGACAATGACATTAGAAAGCTGGATGGATTCCCGCTGCTCCGACGACTCAAGTCATTACTCTTCAACAACAACAGAATAGT TCGTATTGGTGAGAAACTGGAGGAGAGCCTGCCCAACATTGAGACATTGATCCTCACAAACAATGGCCTACAAGAGCTGGGGGATCTGGATAACCTGGGCTCTCTAAAGACATTACTGCATCTGAG CTTGCTACGGAATCCAGTGACCGCCAAGAAATTGTACAGACTGTATGTGATACACAAATGTCCCCAGCTTCGAGTTCTAGACTTCCAAAGAATCAAGTTGAAG GAGAGAGAACTGGCGGCCAAGACATTCAAAGGCAAAAAGGGACAACAGCTTGTGTCTGATATTGGTAAACGCAGCAAGACGTTTGTTCCTGGGGAGAAGTTACCTGAAAAGAGACCTGCAGCTGCCAGTGTGCCCACAGGCCCATCCAGGGAGGAGATTGAATCTATCAAG AGAGCAATTGCTAGTGCAAAGACACTGGAGGAAGTGGAGAGGTTGAACCAGATGCTGAAAACAGGTCAAGTTCCAGGGAAAGAAAATGTCCCAGCAAAGAAGAGTAGAG GGGATGTAGAGGAGGAAGAAGAAATGGATACCTGA